In [Phormidium] sp. ETS-05, the genomic window GCCACTGCTCAATCTCCGGGTCATCCCAAAACACCGGGTCAATCCAAGCCAAATTATGCCAAGCCAGCAAATCGCTGTAATCTTGGTCTCCCCAATTTTCCAGACACCAGCGCGGTCCCTTTTCCTGGTGTTGGTGGTAAAGTTCATCATACCGAGGATGGGGAGCGATTAAATTGCGGTGATTGGCATCAAAAAAATGCTCGATCGCAAAATGCTTCATCTCCAGAGTCAACTGCCATTCTGGAGTCAGAGCCACCTTGAGGTAAGGGTCGAAAGCCTCCCCCGCAATATACTCCTCTAGCTGCAAAATCAAAGACGGCACCAAATTCACCGTTTGATGCAGTTTCGGATAGCGAGACAAAATCAGCATCAAATCCAGGTAATCTTTCGTACCGTGCAATCGTACCCAAGGCAAACGGTACTGATTAGCAACACGGGATTTATATAAAGGCTGGTGTTGGTGCCAAATAAAAGCTACGTATAGTGGATGAGGCATGGTTAAAACTCAAAAAATTGTCATTGATCATTTGTCATTTGTCATTTGTCCTTTGTCCTTTGTCATTGGTTATTGGTCATTTGTCCTTGGTTCCCCCCCCTTTCAAAGGGGGGTAGGGGGGATTGTCCTTGGTCATTTGGTAACAAAGGACAAGGGACAAGGGACAAAGGACAAGGGACAAGGGACAAGGGACAAAGGACAAAGGACAAAATCTCTCCTCATCCACTATTGTCCCACTCCGCAGCCCCGAAATTACATCACTGCTTCCACCTCCGCAATTTCGGGAATCTCTTCCCGTAACTTCCGCTCGATGCCCATTTTCAGTGTCATCGTGGAACTGGGGCAAGAACCGCAAGCACCTTGGAGCCGCAGACGGACGATCGGGCCATCCAGCTCCACCACCTCCACATTCCCCCCATCCGCCATCAAATAGGGCCGCAACGAATCCAAAACCGATTCCACATTTTCCGTGGTCAGAGCCAAAGCCATAATCTTTCTCCCAAAATCTTGCTCAGGTTACACTGTCATTTTACCCATTCCCCAGACAAGTTCGTAGTTGGGCTTTAGCCCAATCTTCCCTGATACCTACGATAAAGAGCAGGGACGGGGAGACGGGGGGATGGGGGGACTGGGAGGATAGGGGGGATGGGGAGGATAGGGAGGATAGGGAGGAAGATTGCTTCCCACACTCCCCACACTCCCCACACTCCCCACACTCCCCACACTCCCCTGGTCCCCTAGTCCCCTAGTCCCCTAGTCCCCTAGTCCCCCCCTAGCCTGCCCCCGCGTAGGCGTTGCCAGCGCGGAGCGCTTAGGCGGGGTCCCCCCATTCCCCCATCCCCCCGCTCCCCGTCTCTACACCAGAGCCGGTTCTAGCAACTTCACATCAGAGAAACTAAACTCCGTAGTGGTGACTTGACCATTACCGTCGGTCGATCGTACCACCTGATGCGTCATCAGCCAGTAATTACCCACCAACTCGTAATTATCCTCAAACTGCAGTTTTTGCAGGAATTCTCCCGTAGTGGGATTTCGGAACGTCGCATCATAACGGCTAGCTAGATATCCCTCACCGGTGTCGAGACTTTCATAAGTATCAATAGTAAAAGCCATCCGACCCATCACCCGGCTGACCTGGCAAATTTCCTGACCCCGGATTTTATAATTAGACCCCATCGCATCCCCAGAAACCAGGATTTCCATAGCCCCCGTCTCATCCGTAGCGCCCAAAGTGAAAGTATTTTTGCCGTGAGACTGCTCAAAACTATTGCGTTTGCGGTGAGTAATCACATCCCGCAGTTGCGTGTAAACACTCTGCTGCACCTCCTCATTCTCAATTCCCGACACCTCCACACTCAGGTCCCGATTAATTCTCACCTGACCTGCATAAATCTCATCCCCTTGACGTAGTTGGATTTGCGCCGTATAACCAGGGAAATTCTCATCCCAAGTGTAGCGGTTTTCATAAGCAGCCCGAAACAGCTCTTGAGCATTCAGTTGGTTTGTCATTTTGCCATCTATAGTATGTAAACTTGATGTCCCTATTTTAGTTGACAAATCGTAATAATTATGGCAAGATAAAGAAAAACAAAAACCCCGATTCCCCGCCGTCCCTGCTCATCCTTGTAGGAACGGTTTGCCCGTAGCCATTCCCACCCGCAGATAACCAACCCAAACCCCCCTTACCTCGCCACTGGGAGCATTTACCATGAAAGCGTCCATTATCTTCGTTGACCCCAGCGTAGCCAACTACCAAACCCTACTCCAGGGATCCAACCCTGACGCCGAAGTGGTAGTATTAGATGCCCAGCGCAGTGGTATCGCTCAAATCACTGAAACACTCGCCAACCGCCAAGACATTGCCCAGCTACATCTCCTCACCCACGGCAGTGCAGGCAACTTGCACCTTGGTAGCGACTTCTTCAACACAGAAAATCTAGAAAAATTCAGCTCCCAAATCAAACAGTGGGGCAAATCCCTCACCAAAAATGCCGATATACTCCTTTACGGATGCCAAGTTGCCGCTACAACAACCGGCAAAATCTTTGTAGAGCATCTGCACCAACTCACCAAAGCCAACATCGCCGCATCCAAACACCCAGTAGGCAACCCCAAAAAAGGCGGCACCTGGAACCTAGAATATACCGTAGGAAATATTACCAGTCCTATTGCCTTTTCACCCGAAGTATGCGCAGCCTATCCCGGCATTTTCGGCGCCTCCTTCGGCACTGCCAGCAATTTTGGTGTGGGGAGTCGTGCCCGGTTCATAGCCGTGAAAGACTTTAATGGGGACGGCCAACTGGATATGGTAGTGGTGAACGAAAACTCCGACGACGTTTCCGTGCTGTTGGGTAATGGCGCGGGCAGTTTTGGTGCGGCCACCAACTTGGCTGTGGGGGATTTACCCCTTAGTGTCGCTGCGGGGGACTTTAACGGCGATGGCAACCAGGATATGGCAGTGGCAAACTATAACTCCAGCAACGTCTCAGTGCTGCTGGGGAATGGTGCGGGCGGCTTTGGCAGTCCTAGCAACTTTACTGGAGGAGCCAGCCCCCGTTCCGTAGCTGTGGGAGACTTTAACTCTGATGGCAAGCTGGATATGGTCACAGCAAACCGCAACTCCGGCAACGTCACAGTGTTTCTGGGTAATGGTGCAGGCAGTTTCGGTGCTGCTAGCGGCTTTGCGGTGGGGAGTACACCCCTTGGTGCTGTCGTGGGAGACTTCAACGGTGACAGCAAGCAGGACTTGGCGGTGGTGAAATATGGCTCCAACCAAATTTCAGTGCTGTTGGGGGATGGATCAGGTAGTTTTGGTGCTGCCACTAACTTTACTGTGGGCACTGATCCCCGTTTCGTGGCTGTGGGAGACTTCAACTCCGATGGCAAACAGGATATGGCAGTGGCGAACTTGACCTCCAGCAATGTCTCAGTGTTGCTGGGTAATGGTGCAGGCAGTTTCGGCGCTGCCACCAACTTTGCAGCGGGCACTGGTCCATTTTCTGTTGCCGTGGTTGACTCCAACTTGGATGGCAAGCAAGACCTCGCTGTGGCGAACATAACCTCCAACAATGTCTCAGTATTGCTGGGTGATGGGTCTGGCGGTTTTGCTGCCGCCACCAACTTTGGTGTGGCAGATAGTCCCAATTTCGTCACTGTGGGAGATTTCAACCATGATGGCAAGCAGGACATCGTGACAACGAACGGTGGCGCCAGCAACAACGTCTCAGTGCTGCTCAACACCTTCCCCACCGTCACCCTAGCCGCCGGAACCACACCCAGCGAAACCGGTCCCACCAACGGCACCTTTACCATCACCCTGGACGAACCCGCACCCACAGGCGGTTTAACCGTCAATTACAACACCACAGGCAGCACCGCCGCCAACCCCGCACACTACAGTTTTGACCAACCCACCAGCACCAATATCACTGCGGTCACAGCCAGCACCTTCACCATTGCAGCGGGAGCCACCACCGCCACCCTGGCCGTCAAACCCGTAGATGATAGCATCCTCAACCCCGGAGAAACCGTCACCGTCAACCTCACCACCAGTCCCGACTATATCCTCGGGCCAACCAGCGGCGCCACTGTGGAATTTACCGCTGCTACCCACTCTACAGGGACAAATCCTATGGGCATCGCCGTGGGAGACTTTAACTCAGACGGCAAGCAAGATATGGTAACGGCAAACCGTAGCTCTAACGATGTCTCAGTGTTTCTGGGGAATGGCGCAGGCAGTTTTGGTGCTGCCACCAACTTTGCTACAGGGAATGTTCCTTCTCAAGTCCAGTTAGGGGACTTCAACGGCGACGGCCAGCAAGATATGGCTGTTACCAACTATGTCAGCGGCACCGTCTCAGTGCTGTTGGGTAATGGTGCAGGTAGTTTTAATCCGGCCACCAACTTTTCAGTACCGAGTGCCTTTGGGCTCGCCGTGGGAGACTTCAACGGCGATGGCAAGCTGGACTTGACAACGGCGAACTATGGCTCCAACAACGTCAGCCTCTTGTTGGGCAATGGCTCTGGCGGTTTTGGCGCGGCTACCAACTTTTCTGCGGGGACGAGTCCCACTGCGATCGCCGTGGGAGACTTCAACGGTGACGGTAAGCAGGACATGGCAGTGGCCAATAAAAACTCTAACAATGTCTCAGTTTTGTTGGGTAATGGCTCTGGCAGTTTTGGCTCGGCTTCCAGCTTGGCTGTCGGCATTAATCCAGTTGGGCTCACCGCAGGAGACGTCAACGGCGATGGCAAGCTGGACTTGACAACGGCGAACTATGGCTCCAACAACGTCAGCCTCTTGTTGGGCAATGGCTCTGGCGGTTTTGGCGCGGCTACCAACTTGCCTGCAGGAACGCAAACCCACGGCGTCATCATCGCAGATGTCAACGGCGATGGCAAGCAGGACTTGACAGCGACAAACCTTGGCTCTAACAACGTCAGCATGCTGTTGGGTAATGGCTCTGGCGGTTTTGCTGCTGCCACTAACTTTGCAGCGGGAACTCGTCCCCATTACCTGGCAGCGGGAGACTTCAACAGTGACGGCAAATTGGATATAGCAGCGGCGAACATGAACTCCAACAATGTCTCGGTACTGCTGAACAACAACCAACCCACAGCCACCCTCACCATTACCGACAACGACAACGTAGAAATCGACCTCCAAGGCAACACCACCTCCATAGCTGATGGCGACACCACCCCCTCCCTCACTGACCACACCGACTTTGGCGGTGCCACCACCACCAGCGGCTCTGTCACCCGCACTTTTACCATTGCCAACACTGGGCCAGACCCCCTGACACTCACTGGCTCCCCTCTAGTATCCATCAGTGGAGCCAACGCCGCAGATTTCAGCGTTACCGCTACCCCAGCCGCCACCGTTGGCAGTAGCAGTCAAACCACCTTTGAAGTCACTTTTACTCCCTCTGCGCTGGGAGTTCGCACTGCTGATATCGCGATCGCCAGCAACGACAACGACGAAAACCCCTATAACTTCACCATTCAAGGCACCGGAACCAGTATTCCCACCGTCAGCAATATCACCAAAACCGGCAACGAAGACAGTAACATCACCTTTGCTGCTATTGACTTTACCAGTGCCTTTACCGACGCTGACGGCGACCCCCTCAATAAAATCAAAATTACCAGTCTCCCCGCTAACGGCACATTGCAACTGAGCGGTAGTGGGAATGTCAGCTTAAACCAAGAAATACTCCTCGCCGATATCCCCAACCTCATCTTTACCCCCACCACCAACTTCAACAGCAACAACGGGAGTAGTAGTTTCACCTGGAATGGTAGCGATGGCAGCAACTATGCTCCTACTGATGCTACTGCTAACCTCACAGTTGCAGCAGTAAACGACCCACCCAGTTTCACCAACGCTGGAAACCAAACCCTCACCAACTGGACAAACACCGCTCAAACTGTCAGTAACTGGGCAAATACCTTTGTTTTCGGTCCCACCGCCGACGAAAACAGCCAAGTTGTCGCCGACTTCCTAGTTAGCGTCACCTCTGGCAACAGCTTATTTACCATCGTACCAGACATTGCCAATAATGGCACTCTCACCTACACCCCCACCGGCGAACCAGGTACAGCCAATATCTCTGTGCAACTCCAAGACAATGGCGGTACTGCTAATGGCGGCGTTGACACCTCCACCGCCGCCAACTTCACCATCATCATCCCACCACCCACCGTCAACCTCACAGTTGACACCACCACCGGAACCGAAGCCGGAACTACAGCCATTACCCTCACCGCCACTGCAGCAGGTCCGGTAGTTGGCAACCAAACCCTAAACCTCGCCTTAACTGGTACAGCGGATAATAGTGACTTTAGCAGCACTATTCCCGCGCAAATCACCATACCTAATGGGAGTAACAGCGCACAAGTCACCCTCACCGTTGCCAACGACTTAATAGACGAAGACAGCGAAACCGCCACCTTTACCATTAGCAACCCCTCAGTCGGTATTGCTCTGGGAACCACCACCAGTCAAACCATCACCATCACCGATGACGACACCGCAGGTTATGACATTACAGGTATCAGCGGTGACACCAGCGAGCTTGGTGGACAAGCCACCTTTGACATCAAACTTACCAGTCAACCAACCTCAACCGTTACCCTCAACTTCACCAGTAGCGACACCAGCGAAGGCACAGTTATCCCCACTGTCACCTTCGACGCCACCAACTGGAACCAATATCAAACCATCACAGTGACTGGTGTTGATGATTTCGGTGATGATGACAATATTGCTTACAATATCATTACCAGTGCTGCTACTAGCACTGATACCAAGTATAACGGCATTAACCCGGTAGATGTGGCTGTCATCAACACTGATAATGATACGGCTGGGGTAGCTCTATCTAGCACTAATGTGGCGGCTTATGAAGGGGGAGCAGGTGGCAGTTATACAGCAGTTCTCACCAGTAAACCCACGGCAACGGTAACGTTGAATTTCAATGGGGGGCGTCAAATTAATCCCCTAGCAGCTCTTACATTTAATAGCAATAATTGGAATGTGCCGCAACCGGTGATTATCACAGCCATTGATGATACCGTTGCTGAGGGACTGCAAACGGAAATCATCTCCCATACTGTCACCAGTGCTGATGCTAATTATAATGGCGTCAATGTGGGGACGGTAACAGCAACCATCACTGATAATGATACGGCAGCGGCGCCAGTAGTGCAACCGTTGGGCCGGATGGATGTGCGTGAAAGTGGCGGGGAGGATGTTTATAAGCTGTTCTTGACGACGCAACCAACGGCGAATGTGAATGTTGCCATTGTCACCGATGGACAAACTACGGCAAATGTGCCATATTTGACGTTTACTACTGATGACTGGAATGTGCCGCAGTTGGTGCGGGTGTCGGCGGTGGATGATGCGGTGGTGGAGGGGCCGCATACCAGTAATATCACTTTTGTGGCGAGTAGTTTGGATGGGGCTTACAATAATTTGGTAATTGCGGGGATTACGGTCAATATCGCCGATAATGATAATGTGGGTTTAGTGCGGAGTTTGCCCACACCAGCGACGGTGATGGGGACGGTGGTTGATGATAAGATTGTGGGTTCTTCTGGTGATGATGTGATTAATGCTCGCTCTGGCAATAATTATATCGATGGTGGTGATGGTAATGATGTGTTATTGGGTGGTAGTGGCGCTGATTATATCACAGGTGGTGCCGGTTTAGACCAGATTTTGAGTGGCCCTGGTGAAGATTATGTAGATGGTGGCGATGATGATGATGTGATGTTGGCGGGGACGGGGAGCGATCGCCTATATGGTGGCACAGGTAATGATAAGTTGTTTGGGGAGCAGGGGGATGATTATTTGTTTGGGGGTGCGGGTGTAGATACGCTTACTGGCGGACCGGGACGGGATGGGTTTGCTATTGGCAATGGCTCTGGGGGGATGACGGGAGAAATGGCGGATGTTATCACTGATTTTGTAATTGGTGAAGATGTGATTGATTTGATACCTGCTTTGGTGTTTGGGGATTTAAGTATGGTGCAGAATGGGGCGGATGCGGTGATACAGAATGCTGTAACGAGTGAGTTTTTGGCGCGGTTACAGGGTGTGGATGCTGTGAGTTTGAGTCAGGTTGATTTTGTGTGAGGTGGGTTTTTGGTCAAAGGTTAGTAGTTGGGCATTAGCCCAAGTTCCGGAGGGCTGAAGCCCAACTACGAACTTCGACAAAGGACTCTTGGACAAATGACCTGCTAATGGGGTTTGGCTTCTAGAATGGGCAGGGTGATGATGACGGTGGCACCCATGTTTTGCCCCATGCTGTATAATTGCATTTTACCGCCCATTTGTTCGACGAGTTTTTGGGAAATGGCTAATCCGAGTCCGGTGCCGGGATAGGGGGTGGTGCGGGGGTCGTGGACTTGAAAGAAGGGTTCAAAGACGCGGAATTGGTATTCTAGGGGGATGCCGATGCCGGTGTCGGTGATGGTGATTTCTACTGTGCCGGGAAAGATGCGATCGCTCACTGCCACCTCGCCAAGACGGACGGTGGCGGCAATGATTACTCCACCGCTGTGGGTGAATTTGATGGCATTACCGGCGAGATTTAACAGGACTTGGAGCAACCGTAATTCGTTGCCATAAACGATGACTTCTTCATAATTGCTGGGTAATTCTAGGCGCAAGTATAAATGCTTGTGTTCCGCTGGGGGGCGAGCGAAGCGTTCCACATTCTGGAGGAGCTTAGTGAGGCTAACTGGTTGTCCTAGTTCTAAGTCTAGTTTGCCTGCTTTGAGTTTAACAAAATGCAAGAGATCATTGATTATTTTAAATAGCCCCATTGCGGAAGCGTGAGCATCTTGGATGAACGATCGCTGCTCTTTTGGGTCGTCAACGATATCATCTAAAATCAGCTTCAGAGAACCAATAATCCCGTTTAGCGGATTACGCAATTGGTCATCAATACAGGAGAGAAAATTAGCTTTGGTGCGATATGCTTCTTGAGCTAAGGCGCGAGCTTCTTCTAATCGTTGTTTTAAATTCGCATGAGCGATACAAAAACCCACCTGCTCCGCCACTTCCTGCACGAAGGCAATTTCTCCTGCCTGCCAGTGATGGGGGAAATTGCACTGGTGGAGGACGATCGCCCCTAATGCCTGGTCCATATACCGCACCCCTACCACCAGCATTGACTGCCTCTGCCACGGATCGGATGGAGAAAACTGCTCTACTATCAACGGCTCGCCTGTGAGGATGGCCTTTTCCATCTCCTCCGCTTCCGCATCGAGAATAGATTTACCCAACAAAGAGGTGCAACCCTCCTGATGATACTCCACCGCTACCTCCAAGAGAGCGGACGAATCTTTGTAAGGACAAATAATGCAGCGACTGACTTCTAGCGCCGTCCCCAAACTCTTCACCGTTTGCTGCCAAATTCCCTCAATCTCCCGCTGTTGTTGAATTTGCTTCACCGTCAGGAGTAATAAATTCTCCAATTTTCTGGATTTTTGCATTATTGCACCCTCCCCAATTCCCCATTTACAGTCTCCCAGATCGTCACATTCTTTCCCTTCCCCCAGAGCCGCTGATTCTTTCCACTCATCCTATATTCTCATTGGTAATTTGACTGTACCTTGACGACCAATGACCTTCCGACCTTCCGGCCAATGACAATTACTGAAATTATGACCTGAGCCAGGACACTGTTGCTAGATGAACATCCATCTCTTTACCTAATCTTTATAATTTCCCCATTTTGATGATATTTAAGATACTATCGAAATGGATAATTGCTGGGATTTTAGCCGGTTTAGGATGCGATCGTTTTTTTAAAGAAACGATAAAGAAAGTTTTTGCCCATTGAGGCGAGAGAATTAGGAGTAGAATCGCGGGCGCCCGATAAATACTAGGACCACCAGCAGCCATTGGCTCTAAAAACGATGAATAATCCGCCAGAAGCAGGGGAGTTCAGCACAAATTGCACGCTTTTTGAGATGAATGGCAAAGCTAAAGGCCAGAAATAATAGCTGGGGGAATTGGGCGCGAAGCTATAGGGAAATTCCCCGTAGGCTAGAAGCGGGCAAACACGAGGTTTGCCCCATAGTGGAGAGACGGGCATTCAAAAGCCCGGATTAACACCCCGGATGTGGGGAGCCAGAAAAAGGGCGCTTAGTGGCTAATCATTCCATTCCCCCCTAGGCGGTAGGGGGGGATTTTTCACTAAGTTGCGAGTCAAATCGTCATCACGCTTGGTGGATCCCCGCAACCACTGCCGCAGAGCCGTTTCTATTACCTTACTGGGGTCATTCGTGAGGTGGGTGATTTGCTCGAGGAGTTCGGCATCAAGGTGGATGGAAACCTCTACTTTTTCAGGGTTTCGGCGGTACTCCACCGCCTGCTCCACAGCCTGCTCGTTCATAATCGATGAATCCTTGGACGAAAAAATGTACATTGTTAGTGAGGGATAGGGCTGAGCGCTTGTAGGGTGGGCAGTGCCCAGCGCAAAATTATTCATAGGAAGAAACAATTCTCCTAGGCACTGCCCACCCTACACTGCTCCTACTCAGTAGGGTGGGCAGTGCCCAGCGCAAAATTATTCATAGGAAGAAACAATTCTCCTAGGCACTGCCCACCCTACACTGCTCCTACCAGCCCTAATGGATATAGGGTGGGCAGTGCCAACCGCAAAATTATTCATGGGAAGAAACAATTCTCCTAGGCACTGCCCACCCTACACCGCACTTTGGCACCACCATCCTATTGTAAACCGTAGAAGGGGATAAACGTCACCCGCCACTCCCCAGGGGGGAAGGTGGCACCGCAGATTGGTACGGAAAGCATTACAATATGTAAAGCAGCTTGCTTGTGGGGAAAGGCGCGTTTGGCCTCCCCAATGCGACCGATCGTCGCGGGAGAGCGAGCCCAACCACACCTTCCCTGGGGCTATTGTGAAGCTAACCTTATGACCGACGTTCCTGTTTCTCGGATTAGAAATTTTTGCATCATCGCTCACATCGACCACGGAAAGTCCACCCTGGCAGACCGCCTGCTTCAGGCAACTGGAACCGTGGAAGCGCGGGAGATGAAAGAACAATTCCTCGATAGTATGGATTTGGAGCGGGAGCGCGGGATTACTATCAAGCTGCAGGCGGCCCGCATGCACTACAAGGCGAGCGATGGTTTGGAATACGTGCTAAACCTGATTGACACTCCCGGACACGTGGATTTTTCTTATGAGGTGTCCCGGTCCTTGGCCGCTTGTGAAGGGGCTTTGCTGGTGGTGGATGCTTCCCAAGGGGTGGAGGCGCAGACTCTGGCAAATGTCTATTTGGCTCTAGAGCATAATTTGGAAATTATCCCGGTTTTGAATAAAATCGATTTACCGGGGGCAGAACCGGAGCGGGTAGCCGGGGAAATCGAAGAAATTATCGGTTTGGATTGCAGTGGTGCAATTCGCGCTTCCGCTAAGGAAGGCATCGGGATTAGTGAGATTTTAGAGTCGATCGTCCATCTGGTCCCGCCACCGCGAGATACAGTGTCCGAGAGCCTGCGCGCCCTGATTTTCGATAGCTATTATGACAGCTATCGCGGCGCGATCGCCTATTTCCGCGTCATGGATGGCACCATGAAAAAGGGCGATCGGGTACTACTCATGGCCAGCGGTAAAGAATACGATATTGACGAGCTAGGCGTCCTCTCCCCCTACCAAAAACCCGTAGAAGAACTCCACGCCGGAGAAGTCGGCTACTTCGCCGCCGCCATCAAAACCGTAGAAGATGCCCGAGTTGGCGACACCATGACCCTCGCCAAAGCTCCCGCCGCCGCTCCCCTTCCGGGCTACACTGAAGCCAAACCAATGGTTTTCTGCGGCTTATTCCCCACCGACGCGGACCAATTCCCTGACTTGCGCGAAGCCTTAGAAAAGCTGAAACTCAATGACGCCGCTCTCTCCTATGAACCGGAAACCTCCAGTGCAATGGGATTTGGCTTCCGCTGCGGCTTCTTGGGCCTGCTGCATATGGAAATCGTCCAAGAACGCTTGGAACGGGAATATAACCT contains:
- a CDS encoding DUF3386 domain-containing protein; the encoded protein is MTNQLNAQELFRAAYENRYTWDENFPGYTAQIQLRQGDEIYAGQVRINRDLSVEVSGIENEEVQQSVYTQLRDVITHRKRNSFEQSHGKNTFTLGATDETGAMEILVSGDAMGSNYKIRGQEICQVSRVMGRMAFTIDTYESLDTGEGYLASRYDATFRNPTTGEFLQKLQFEDNYELVGNYWLMTHQVVRSTDGNGQVTTTEFSFSDVKLLEPALV
- a CDS encoding GAF domain-containing sensor histidine kinase codes for the protein MQKSRKLENLLLLTVKQIQQQREIEGIWQQTVKSLGTALEVSRCIICPYKDSSALLEVAVEYHQEGCTSLLGKSILDAEAEEMEKAILTGEPLIVEQFSPSDPWQRQSMLVVGVRYMDQALGAIVLHQCNFPHHWQAGEIAFVQEVAEQVGFCIAHANLKQRLEEARALAQEAYRTKANFLSCIDDQLRNPLNGIIGSLKLILDDIVDDPKEQRSFIQDAHASAMGLFKIINDLLHFVKLKAGKLDLELGQPVSLTKLLQNVERFARPPAEHKHLYLRLELPSNYEEVIVYGNELRLLQVLLNLAGNAIKFTHSGGVIIAATVRLGEVAVSDRIFPGTVEITITDTGIGIPLEYQFRVFEPFFQVHDPRTTPYPGTGLGLAISQKLVEQMGGKMQLYSMGQNMGATVIITLPILEAKPH
- a CDS encoding type II toxin-antitoxin system CcdA family antitoxin, which encodes MNEQAVEQAVEYRRNPEKVEVSIHLDAELLEQITHLTNDPSKVIETALRQWLRGSTKRDDDLTRNLVKNPPLPPRGEWND
- a CDS encoding FG-GAP-like repeat-containing protein, with amino-acid sequence MKASIIFVDPSVANYQTLLQGSNPDAEVVVLDAQRSGIAQITETLANRQDIAQLHLLTHGSAGNLHLGSDFFNTENLEKFSSQIKQWGKSLTKNADILLYGCQVAATTTGKIFVEHLHQLTKANIAASKHPVGNPKKGGTWNLEYTVGNITSPIAFSPEVCAAYPGIFGASFGTASNFGVGSRARFIAVKDFNGDGQLDMVVVNENSDDVSVLLGNGAGSFGAATNLAVGDLPLSVAAGDFNGDGNQDMAVANYNSSNVSVLLGNGAGGFGSPSNFTGGASPRSVAVGDFNSDGKLDMVTANRNSGNVTVFLGNGAGSFGAASGFAVGSTPLGAVVGDFNGDSKQDLAVVKYGSNQISVLLGDGSGSFGAATNFTVGTDPRFVAVGDFNSDGKQDMAVANLTSSNVSVLLGNGAGSFGAATNFAAGTGPFSVAVVDSNLDGKQDLAVANITSNNVSVLLGDGSGGFAAATNFGVADSPNFVTVGDFNHDGKQDIVTTNGGASNNVSVLLNTFPTVTLAAGTTPSETGPTNGTFTITLDEPAPTGGLTVNYNTTGSTAANPAHYSFDQPTSTNITAVTASTFTIAAGATTATLAVKPVDDSILNPGETVTVNLTTSPDYILGPTSGATVEFTAATHSTGTNPMGIAVGDFNSDGKQDMVTANRSSNDVSVFLGNGAGSFGAATNFATGNVPSQVQLGDFNGDGQQDMAVTNYVSGTVSVLLGNGAGSFNPATNFSVPSAFGLAVGDFNGDGKLDLTTANYGSNNVSLLLGNGSGGFGAATNFSAGTSPTAIAVGDFNGDGKQDMAVANKNSNNVSVLLGNGSGSFGSASSLAVGINPVGLTAGDVNGDGKLDLTTANYGSNNVSLLLGNGSGGFGAATNLPAGTQTHGVIIADVNGDGKQDLTATNLGSNNVSMLLGNGSGGFAAATNFAAGTRPHYLAAGDFNSDGKLDIAAANMNSNNVSVLLNNNQPTATLTITDNDNVEIDLQGNTTSIADGDTTPSLTDHTDFGGATTTSGSVTRTFTIANTGPDPLTLTGSPLVSISGANAADFSVTATPAATVGSSSQTTFEVTFTPSALGVRTADIAIASNDNDENPYNFTIQGTGTSIPTVSNITKTGNEDSNITFAAIDFTSAFTDADGDPLNKIKITSLPANGTLQLSGSGNVSLNQEILLADIPNLIFTPTTNFNSNNGSSSFTWNGSDGSNYAPTDATANLTVAAVNDPPSFTNAGNQTLTNWTNTAQTVSNWANTFVFGPTADENSQVVADFLVSVTSGNSLFTIVPDIANNGTLTYTPTGEPGTANISVQLQDNGGTANGGVDTSTAANFTIIIPPPTVNLTVDTTTGTEAGTTAITLTATAAGPVVGNQTLNLALTGTADNSDFSSTIPAQITIPNGSNSAQVTLTVANDLIDEDSETATFTISNPSVGIALGTTTSQTITITDDDTAGYDITGISGDTSELGGQATFDIKLTSQPTSTVTLNFTSSDTSEGTVIPTVTFDATNWNQYQTITVTGVDDFGDDDNIAYNIITSAATSTDTKYNGINPVDVAVINTDNDTAGVALSSTNVAAYEGGAGGSYTAVLTSKPTATVTLNFNGGRQINPLAALTFNSNNWNVPQPVIITAIDDTVAEGLQTEIISHTVTSADANYNGVNVGTVTATITDNDTAAAPVVQPLGRMDVRESGGEDVYKLFLTTQPTANVNVAIVTDGQTTANVPYLTFTTDDWNVPQLVRVSAVDDAVVEGPHTSNITFVASSLDGAYNNLVIAGITVNIADNDNVGLVRSLPTPATVMGTVVDDKIVGSSGDDVINARSGNNYIDGGDGNDVLLGGSGADYITGGAGLDQILSGPGEDYVDGGDDDDVMLAGTGSDRLYGGTGNDKLFGEQGDDYLFGGAGVDTLTGGPGRDGFAIGNGSGGMTGEMADVITDFVIGEDVIDLIPALVFGDLSMVQNGADAVIQNAVTSEFLARLQGVDAVSLSQVDFV
- a CDS encoding NifU family protein, with amino-acid sequence MALALTTENVESVLDSLRPYLMADGGNVEVVELDGPIVRLRLQGACGSCPSSTMTLKMGIERKLREEIPEIAEVEAVM
- the lepA gene encoding translation elongation factor 4 gives rise to the protein MTDVPVSRIRNFCIIAHIDHGKSTLADRLLQATGTVEAREMKEQFLDSMDLERERGITIKLQAARMHYKASDGLEYVLNLIDTPGHVDFSYEVSRSLAACEGALLVVDASQGVEAQTLANVYLALEHNLEIIPVLNKIDLPGAEPERVAGEIEEIIGLDCSGAIRASAKEGIGISEILESIVHLVPPPRDTVSESLRALIFDSYYDSYRGAIAYFRVMDGTMKKGDRVLLMASGKEYDIDELGVLSPYQKPVEELHAGEVGYFAAAIKTVEDARVGDTMTLAKAPAAAPLPGYTEAKPMVFCGLFPTDADQFPDLREALEKLKLNDAALSYEPETSSAMGFGFRCGFLGLLHMEIVQERLEREYNLDLITTAPSVVYRVTTVKGEVLNIDNPSHLPSPTEREKIEEPYVRVEMITPEEYVGALMELGQSRRGDFKDMKYLTQGRTTLVYEIPLAEVVTDFFDQMKSRSRGYASMEYHLIEYRENPLVLMDILINNDPVDALAMIVHRDKAYYVGRALVEKLKELIPRHQFKVPIQAAIGSRIIASEHIPALRKDVLAKCYGGDISRKKKLLQKQAKGKKRMKAIGTVDVPQEAFMAVLRLDREG